The Panthera tigris isolate Pti1 chromosome E3, P.tigris_Pti1_mat1.1, whole genome shotgun sequence genome segment GTGAGCAGATGGGGCTAACAAGTGGCTTAAAAACAAGGGCGCTTGGGTGGAAGGAGCTCCTCCCGTCCTCTGCAGGCCCGTGCCTCCTGTCGCTCGCCGGTCAAGGGCCCGTGGCGGTGGGGACCTCGGCTCGGCAAGCCTCAGCCTCCCCATCTGCACCGCAGGGTGAGGGACCCCAGACAGAGGTCGGCGATGctaggccccccccccccccccccccccccggtgtggAGCCCCATGGGACTCACCAAATCCCAGGGGCTGTCCTCCGATCCGCACCATCTTCCAGAGCTCTCCGGACGCACTCGTGAACAACAAATTACTAGGGAACCTtaacaaagagagaaaactcCAGAGGCTGACGTTGGTCGTGGTCCCTTGGCCGGCCCTCGGGGCACTGATGCGGGGCCACAGCGAGGGGGCTCGGGAGCTCCAGGGTGTCAAGGACCCCCTCTCCGTGCCCTCCTCATCGGGGCAGAAGGGGAGGGCGAGGCTGGGAGCGGGCTTTGGAACAAATGCCCCCCTTAGCCAATCTGCACGAGGGATGCCatccccagccccggccccagaGACGGGGAGCGCCCGGACGGCCCCAGGCCTTCGTCTCTCTGAGCTGCTGTCATCTGAAAGATGGGCCCAGCTCACCCACGAGGCAGGGCTGTGCTGAGCACCCACTAGGTACGAAGGGCACCCACCACGGAGCCAGCCCACCCTGGGCCCGACTCACCTCTGCTGGGTCTGCACGTCCATCACCAGGGAGATGTAGCCCTcaatgagggagaaggagaagaagcgGATGTGGCCGCAGTCCTCACCGGCGGCCATGGGGTCCTTCACTctggggggccggggagggggcgctggTGAGGGGGGGCAGTGGGCCCCCGCTGCACCAGGACCCCCACCCGGCCCGCCTGCCTGCCCACAGGCCTCGGCACACAGTGCTGGGAAGCCCGGGAAAGCCCCAGGACTTGGCCCTGACCCCGCCCTGCTGGGTGACCCTGAACCTGTGTCCCCGCCCCCCGCAGTCTCGTCATCGGTGAGATACAGATGAGCCCACGGCGTTCACCGAGGTGTGCACCACACTTCGCAGTGCCGGAGACCCGGCAGGCCCCGAGTGCAGACTACACGTGTCCCTTCCTTAGCAGCGTCCTCTGTCCCTGCACCGATCCCAGTCTCAGGGCACAGGCTGTGGTCACTGCCAGCTCACTGGCCCCTGGTCCCACCCCACTCAGCGTTGGCCTAAACTTAAAATCCGCTCTGAGGAAAAATGCAAAGCCTATTGTCTGCTGAGCGAAAAATCCCAACATCCTGGCTCCTCGACTGACTGGGCTCTTGCCCTTGGACCTCAGGGGACGACAGTGGGGTGTTCAttacatgcacatgtgcacttgGGGCTTCCCCCAGTTTCGGGGTTCTCCAGGAAGAATGTCTCCCCTCTTGGAGCGGGCCTTTTGGGTAGAGCCGTGATGCACCCCCTCCACCTCTGCCACCAGACCAGCTTTCAGGgcaggtctgtgtctccctcctcggACTGGGGCTCCCAGGCAGAGTCATGTCCATCCCCCTGATACCTCTGTAGCCTCTCATGCCCAAGGGGGCCGTACCCGTTGGAGTAGAACATGACGTCCATGAGGAGTGTGGCGACCGCAGGCAGCGTGTCAGGGTCCAGGCTGGTGACACAGAACCTGTTGCTTGGGCTGGACAGAGGGTGGATGACAGGCCTCTGGACTGGGAGAGCAAAGACATCAGGTGCTCAGGGAAGAGCAGCATTGGGCAGGAGGGCCCGGGAAGGTGGAGGAGACCTGGCCCTTGTCCCTTCTGTAGCCTCCAATATCACCCACAGCTCTCCTGATTCTCTAGGCTCACCTCCAGACCcccgggcctttgcacatgccctgctgtctgcctggaatgccctttccaACCTCCACCACTTGGCTGAGCTCCTACTTGTGCCCCAAGCTTCAGTTCGAGAGTCACTGCCTCTGGGAGGTCTGCCCTGATACCCTGGGTGGGTGAGGAGTGGCCTCTGGCCATCGCCggctgtgtctgtgtctcccctccttgCTAACCCTTGACAGCAATGTCTGACCAGGATTGTTACGCTGTGTTACGTCTGGTGCTTAATGTATGCTCCGCTCTGGGGCCGCTCTGGGGTAGGACCTGGTAACGTCTCGGGGTCTCCCCTGTaggccacccccccgccccaactcaCCCATCTTGGGTTTCACGAAGCCATTGGTGATGCCGAGGTTCTCGGCTGCTACCGTCTCGCCATTGACGACCCGCAGGATGGTGAACTCTGACGACAAGGTGTGCGTGACGAAGGGCAGGTCCCGTTCACGCACCTGGGGGCGGGGACTCAAGGATGTGAGTGTCCCGTGGCCCCTGACCCTCCTGCAACCctcagggcggggggggggggggaggcgcagATGGGAGCCTGGAACCGGGTGCGTGCGCCTCcccaggggcagctgggaggaTGCAGGGCAGAGGACACCGCACGGAGGGCCGGGAGGTGCAGGTCTGTGCCCCTTACTTCCTGGCCCTCGGGTCAAAGCAAGCATGGCTTGCGAAAGGCAGGCGGTGTGTGGGGCCGGGCAGGGCCCCGAAGCCCCACCTGGGTGGTGCTGACCCCTGACCGAtgacccccaggcacccctgacgtCTCTGTGCGGATCACGGGATGGGGCCGGGGACCACTGTGGACCACCCCACCCACGGCCCCGGCGGGCGGGGCCCCGGCTCACCAGGATGAAGTCTGTCTGGTACGTAGACAGCATGAACACGGAGATGTTCTGGTCGGCCAGCGGGGCGATGACTGACTTGGCAATCTTGGTCACGCCGATGGGCTGGGAGCCGGAGAAGCCACCCCCGCCCGACACCACGTTCAGGGCCAGCCAGGTGGCGCCTGCCACGCTCAGGTGCTCCGAGGAGGGCAGctctgggggagggaagggaggacacGGAAGGCAGGCCTGTGACTGCTGGGTCCCAGGTCCcgcggaggggggcggggggcagggcagggcagggctgcagggACGGGGGTGGCTGTGTGACCCCGGCCAGCCCCGCCCTCTGGGCCTCGGTGCCCTCGTCTGTCAAAGGAGGATGGGATCCGGGGTCCCGGGCCGGGAGCACCGAGCAGACATGCGCCAGGCAGCTCAGCAGGGCAGGAACCTGGGTGACAAGTGCCTTATGGGGCTGGGCCTCCATGTCCTCCGCCATGATACTCATACCAACGATGGTGTCCAGCAGTCAGTAGTGACTTTGTTATTTCCAGTTCTCGCTCCAGAGTCGGGCTGCCATCACCACCCTCATACTGGTGGAATGGGCCCTGTGGTTTTCATACTGGGTTCCTGGGACCCTCCTAGGGGGCCGGAGGTAGAGAGGGGGCCAGCgccagggcggggggtggggggcccccaggatttctctccctgcttctatCAGACTTGCGTCTTGGAAGAACACAGAGCTCCAGGAGGGTTCCTAAGGATGCCACCCGAGTCCCTCCAGAcagcccagggctcctgggggtgAGCACCGGGAGGGTCAGAGTGGCGGTAATCACCGACCAGCTCACAAACCCCCGGAATCCAAATGTTCACCTGTCCTAGCCGGTCCCGCAGAAGAGCACTCTGAGACTCAGGACTGGAGCCTGGCCCACAGGACGCGGGTACACGCAGGTGCACGTGTCTCCAACGCACGGCTACAGAGTGTGACGCGGGCTGCACACGGGGCTCTCTGCGCATCACAGGCGTCTGCTCAGACACACCCTGTACCAGGACTGTCATTGCCACTGTAGGCGTGGCGCACCAGAGCGCCGAGGGGGCTGGCGACCGCCCGAGATCCCTTAGCGAgtgagagccaggattcaaacccaggtccgACTAGGAAACAAACCTCCCGCTCCGTTCTGGGCACTGACCCGGAAGAAGGGCCAGGTCCTCAGTCAGGGCGGGAGACCGGAAGAGGGGCTCAGCCACTGGGGAATCAGGGGGGCTGTCTGGACGACAGTGAGGAGGACAGTGCTACCCTAGGAAGCTGGCCTCGGGCAAGACGGCTTCCACGGAGGGGAAACCGAGTGAGGCCCCACCTGGACTCCCACCTGCCCAGCTCCGGTTGCCATGGTAACCACAGGCTAGTGAGCCCATTGGTCCTGCTGCTGAGAAAGGACCGTGCTGGCCAGGCTGGCTGGAGAGGGAGGCGGCTTCCCACAAAAGGGGAAAGTCtgggaggaagagcaggaggaaaGGCTTTTTAAATGGTGTtatcttgggggaggggcaggggtggagagagagacagggagacagaggatccgaagcaagctctgtgctgacagcagagagcccgacgtggggctcgaactcacgagctttgagatcatgacctgagctgaaatcacgagtcgggAGACACTTTTAGTCTGTTACGTGGGGGGTCAGAAGAGGGAGAGCCCCAGGACAGACCTCCAGAGGAACCATGCTCCCCAGAACCAGGAGCTCAGTTCTGAAATTCTAAGGGGCAGCACTGAGAGCCCCCCGGGGCTGGGGCGTCCCGATAGTCCACCCCGTGAGTCGCGGGGCCCCGATGGTGGCCAGCCATCTCAGGCACCATTGTAATATATTTGGCGACGAAAAATCTTAAGTGTCCCTTTTCATTAGGGCAGAACCCCTGAAGCCTTCTCCGGAAAATTCCGGAAGGCTCACTCATGTTGCCGCATGCTAACACGAGGCCGCGTCAGCTTTGGCAAAGCCACCCTCTGCCTGCCCATTCCAAGCTGCTCACAACCCGAAAGCACCCAGCGGCTTCCCACATCCTTCGAAGAAAAGCCAAAGTCCTCTCCTCAGTGAGTGCGGGGAGCTCTGTGCAAGGACGGAGGGGGGCTACACCTGCGCTGCCCCCAGACGGTCGCCATTCCCACCAGAGGAGATACGGCTGGTGCAAGCGAAGAAAACAGACTgtgagttttatttaattttggtgCATTTCAATTCTGATGGCTGCACACGGTGAGTCGTTACCGTCCCGGGCAGGGGGTGCGAGTCCCCGGGGCGTCACCCTCACCGGGGTGCTGGCCCCGGTTGGCTTCATTCTCCGCCAGGCTCAGCGCCCAGCCCGCGGAGGTGTGAGACGAGTGGGGCGGTGGCAGCTCTACTCTGTCCGGGCCGCGCAGTTCCCACCCCCCGACCTCCCCTGTTtcccgccccccatcccccaacttCCGCTCCATCACCCTGCCAGACCCGAGGTGGGGGTGGCCTCCGACATCATCCCTTGCTTGTATCCACCTTCCCAGGATCGGGCAAAGGCCCCGGGGCAGCCGATGCCACTCCCACAGAGACGATTCCCAGAGCCGGCCAACTTCTCTGAATTTACAATCCACCAGTGGGGACCGGTGCCCATCTGCTTGTGGACGCACCAGACGCGtaagagccaggattcaaacccaggtccgACTAGGAAACAGACCTCATGCTCTGCTCTGGGCACGGACCAGGAAGAAGGACCAGGTCCCCAATAAGGGAGGGGGCTCCGAAGAGGGGCCCAGACATCGGCGAATCAGGGATGCTGTCTGAACGCTGTTCATCTACTTATGGACGCACAATAGGCTGAAAAGTCGGCCCCCGCTCCCATTTCACAGGGccagaaactgaggcccagagagggaagctgACGGACCCCAAGATCACTGGGTAGTAAATGGCAGGGCAATCTCACTCTGGCACCGTGGAATGCCTTCCAGACCCACCTTGGCCACCAGCCCACCCTGGAGTATCAGGGAAGCCCCCCACCGCCACCCGCAAGGCTTAGCTCCAGGACTGTGAAGTGGAGGCATTGGGCCAGCAGGGGCTCCAATTGGGACACCATGAGTCCCACACCCAGGCGTCGCCTTCATGTGGTCTCCGTGGACCCCGCGAGGCCTTCACCGCGCAGGTGGGAGCTCCTCTGCCCCGCGGACCCGAGTTCCGCATTCCAGCGGGGCACGGTGGGGGGGTCTCCCGAGagcaggtgggaggagggcagaggacacAGGCTTCGGGCTCTCGGACAGTGACAAACCCCAAACCCTGGCTCCACCCTGCCCAGGGGAGGTTGCCAGGGAGCTGCTGCAGATACAGCGGGGAAGGCACGTCGTCGGTGAACCGCTGGGCGTGTGCATGGCTAAGGGGTGCTGGTGCGGCCAAGGCTCTGCTCTGGGGAGTCTTTCTCGGCAGGTTTGGAGGAGTCCCGGGGAGAGAAGCCCAGGCCTGAGGCTGCAAacgggggcgtgggggtgggggtgggagcacaGGATTTCAGGCCAATCCAACCGTTGGCCAGTCTGGGTCTGCCCGCCCTGCTCCCAGCCTCAGGGCCCCCGCTCCTGGCTCTCGGCCCCGGACAGAACCCACTGACGGTGGTCAGTTTCAGACCGGTGGTCACCATACTTCCAAAAGGGCGAGCTTTGCCAGGGGAGCAGAAGCATCTGGAAACCACAGTTGTTTGCTGCTTCCCGCCCCCGGGACCTCAGAGCACTGCCCTGGCATTCtaggggagagggaaggcaggcCTGTCCGGGCCCCAGCCTCACCCCGGGGCCAAGCTTCAGGGTGCCCGAGCTGCCATTCTGGGGCCGTGGGGATGAGCTTCCAGGAGGCTGACCAGGAGGCAGGAAGCTTGCCCTTCCCTAGAGGAACAGTGGACCCATTCCAAGACCGAAATGGATTATTTCTGTCACTGCACATAGTACCAGACCCTAAAAATAGCCACTCAGAGCTGAACACGCTCCGTGGTGGAGGAGGTTAACTGGTCTTGTCACCCCCAGCCACAAAGTGGGGCGGTTCTGTTGCTGGGTAGAGCGCCCCCTGCGCTGTTCACCACACCCCCACGTCCCCAGGACTCCCCTGTTCCGGCTGTAGGACCCGCGGTCCCCCGTGCTACACAGCTGCTACCTCCCCTGCCTGCAGCAGGGTCAAGAGTCCTGGGGTCAGACGGGAGGGTTTAATCCTGCCGATACGACTCTGGGCACAAAGTCAACGCCCCCTCGGTTTCTTAAGTTTTCAAACACAGAATGATGAAATCAGGATCAGGTCCAGAAGATGCTtcgaggattaaatgagataatccccATCAAGCGCTTAGCTAAGCGTCTGGCATCCGAGCCCTCACCACATGCCAGAGACTTTGTTAGTACATTGCTGGTGGTAGTTTCGATGGTTTCTGGACGGCAGTCGGGCAAAACATAACGAGAGTGTTCTCACTGTGCGGCTTCCCTGGGAAGGAGCAGTTGACACGCGGGGCGACGACAGACTCACGGGTGAGGCTTCAACCCAAAGGGATTTCAAATGAAGACCCAGGCGGACGGACCACGGCTCATCAGCCACAGAACGCTGCACATCCGGTTAAAAAGCACATTTTCCAGCTACACAACGTATCTTTGGGTAGCTGTCTGAAAACTGATGTTAGAGACGGAAGGAGTGTCTCATTCTGCGGGCGCGATGAACAGGACGGGGCTCTTATTATCAAATGACAGGTGCTCAGGTGGTTAGGGGTGAGCTGTCCTTCGGATGGTTCAGCAAATGATAAATGCGTGCGCGTGTGTTTACcggaaggagggagagggcaaTGGTCTTCAAAGGTTAACAGGTGGGGAGTCCCCCTTCCAGGGGGAGGGTACGGGGGCGGTTACCATAGTGGGCTCTCAGCTGCGGTGCGGGTCTGAAAACTGCCAAAACGTAAAGAGAAGGGAGGCATGCCTTGGAAGGCTACTTGGTATCGGGGAATGAGCAGGAGACTATACTGGGTGGAATAAAAAGACAGGAAGCATAGCCACTGCGGGCCAGCACGGGGGTGTAGACCGTGGAGCTCTCCCAGGAAGAGATCTGCCACAAGGCGGCCCTGGAGGGAGGTCGGAGGGTGGGTGGGAACTTGGGGTGTCACGGGAATGGCCAGGACCCTGCAGGGGGCAGGCACTCAaaggcccacccctccccctccctcattgctctccctgcctctctccccatccctggcAAACGCAATCTCAGCTCCGGGGTGTTACTTCACGCGAggcaggggcggagggggagTGAGTAGGAGGCCACTACACATGCAGATGGGCACTGTCCCCCCAGTGCTCCCTGGGAGGATCAGCTTTAGGGGAACAATAAGAACCGGACGGACTGAGCTGGGAGCTTGGACTTCCTGGAGAGGCGACCCCCGCTGGGGGCACCACTTTGTCCTCCGCTTACTGAAATGGTAAATGACAAGCTAGGAGCTCAGAGCTCTGGCGGGCACAGCCCTCTCCGCCCCTGTGGACGTGCAAGGTAGACGCGGCGACTCCCCTGATGCCTATGGAGCACAGGTGCATAGTATGGCCACGTGCGCGCCTTCTGGAAGGGAAGGGTGATCCCGGGTTTGGGATGAAGCAGCTCGTCCAGAATCATAAGCAgcgaaagtggcagagctggacccGAACCTGGGTCTTTCCTGTCTCAGCCCAGGGTGAGGCCAGGGGTTGCTTTTCAACGACTTTCCTGCTCCACCTTTGGACCGATCGCGGCCCCTGAGCTCGCCCCTCGCCACTGTGCGACGGATCACACGTTCGGATACGGGGACTTTGTGGGGGCCCGTGATGGGGAGCCCAATTACCCCCGGGCCCCTCTGAAACTGCAAACCTAAGATTCTGCCCACTACCCAGAAGTCAGGGCAGGGACTGTCATTTTGGGTCCCCAAGAACACCTTGCAccgcacatagtaagtgctcattcAATATGTAAAAGATCGAAGCCCACACACGCTTCCTGCTTCTGTTTGCCACCCAGACGGACAGCATCCAGTTGAGCCAACTCTCAATCTCCACATTAAACGAAGAGCTGTCTGGTTGAcgtcctgtccccaccccctccaagaTTCTTCATCTTGCGTGCAAGTGAACTGCAAAGGGCGGCCGGTTCCCAACCGTGAAAGTTCCACGCCAGTGAACAGTCACCAAGGCTCCCTGGCTGATGCTAACAGAGGCCACGGGAGGCCTTTGGGGGGCAAGCAGTGTTTGCACAGCTGGCACAGCCAGGTGTCCCACGGAGGTGGCCACAGACCAAACTCCCTTTCTGAAGAGAAGCCTCCCAGAGCTTGGGCAAGAAGGTGGAACCGTGTggctccctccgcccctcccctcccctcccccagatccTGCCTCTAAGAGCCTTCCCCCACtgcctgccaccccacccccttctcagCAGCTGCTCCTGACCTCGGTTGTTGGAACCCCCATACCACTTTGTCAGAGTACTTTCCTTAATTCTGCCCGGACCGTCGCAAAGGCATTTCCTGCTTCAAATCCGCACCCCATCCATCACGCACAGTGatgtttcctcacttgtaaaacgGGTCTTTGCTCTTAACCACTGGAACGAGCCCATGAGGTGAGGCGTCTCCACTGAGCTCATAACAGGAAGGCTGTGCAGGTGAACAGGAGTCTGGCTTTGTGtatccccgcccccgcccccccccctcaccccagagGTCTAGAACATGAGTGCAGGAGACAGCACACTTCATTAGAGGCACACGATGTTTCTAGATTCTTCTTGGGCAATAATGGATGACCAAGAAGCCTGGTTTGCTGGCCAGGAATTGCAGCCTGGAAGCAAGACCCCCTACCTGGAAGTCACAGAGTTAAGGGTGGCCAGAGGctgggcccctcctcccagcccctgctggGTGAATAGTTCAAACCTGTCCCAGGTCCCACCTTCCCCTGACTTGAAGACTGAGCAGATGAGCCCTTTGCTATTGTTACTTCCCTGCCACTGGAAAAGGTTTGGGGGGGAAGCCAGGCGATTGTTACTGGCTCCGAGGAACCTCAGGGCTTCAGGGTGGTGGGTGATCCCCTCCCTGGGCCAGTAAGGGTCTCAAGACCTCAATTTGGACAGCGCCTGCTTCTACACTTCCCAGGGAGGCCCCCACCTCACACTCCCCTCCCGTACACTCACCCAGCTGCCTCTACCTGAATCCAGCCTCAGTGATGACTCTCTTGCAGCTCAACaatcttcagtggctccctaCTGTCTGCGGAATAAGGTGCAAATTTACCTTGCTCACCTCTGTTTTAGAACTGGACCTGGTCTCTGCTTCTTCTCCTGTACTTACTCATAGACGCCTACCGgacatgctctctccctcctcagcccATCAAGGGCAGCAAAAAActgcctcctccgggaagccttccctgactacaCGAGCTCCCCCAAAGTCTCCTCttcggagcccccccccccccaagaaaggGACATCCTGAAGAAGACTCACTACTTCTTCCAGACCCAAAACGTGAGGCTCTGTGCCGGTCGGCAGTGGAGCTCAGGAAAGTCCCAGGTAAATTCTGATCTGGAATCTTTCTCGATTCCTGCTCTGTCCTCACTGTGCCAGCCTCCCCACTCGGTTCTCTGCGGGCAAGCCCTTCGAGTTCAGGCAACACCCTTCACTGGCTCCCccttgcctctgcctctcctggtcTCACTcgtcctgcttccttcccctgttcatgtgccCAGTGACCTCAGTTCCCTGAGAGTGCCAAGCAACCCTCCACTCTGGAAGTGTCCCCAACCCCAACCGCATAGGTTCCACTGGGTAGCTCTTTACTCATTTCCTTGGGTCTGCCTCAGGCCCTGCCTCCTCAAGGAAGTCCTCTTGGACTGCACTTCTGCCCGCTAAGCTGAGCGCCACTCTCCACTGATGCTGTCATTCTGGTTCCTGTGTTTCTGTCCTCCCGAGACCTGAGGGGCAAAGGCTGGATTCCTGCGCTTCTGACCTcccctgcccagggcctggccgtTGGAGGCATCCAGAGAGGACACCAACGGTGAGATCTTGGGCAGGTTACACACATTTCTGtgtttcactttcctcatctataaaacgaaGGTAAGAAAAGtctttcccggggcgcctgggtggctcagtcggtttagcatccgactcctgacttcagcttaggtcatgatctcgcagtttgtgggttcgagccccgcatcaagctttGCGCTGACAgagcttgggatgttctctctctccctctctctgcccctcccctgctctctctttctctctctcaaagtaaataaacttgaaaaattttttttaaatgctatatcCCGTTCCAAGCCTTgcgtgagaaaaaaaaaaaaaaaaaaaaaaagagtccttccCAGGGCTTATTAGGCACAACGTCAACAGACAGCAGCCCCAGCGGGGCAGTGAAATAAGGCAGTATATGTTGATTCAGGGAGCGCATGTATCCGCTCTCGGCTCATCTTGCTTCCTATTTCGAGGGCCCCTCCCAGGGGGTCTCCTGCACAGCAGGGTATGTTCTGCGACATGCCGTTACGGCACCCACACCCTCCCTGCACGGCACCGACCACGAGAACGGTGTCATTAGCTGGCAGGCCCTGAGGCTCATGGGGTCAGAGGTGGTGTTTCCCACCCCCGGCTACCCCTCCAGGGCCCAGCGAGATgcggcacacagcaggtgctcagtaaatgctgccTCCTGCAATCCagaggagggggccgggggggctCCGAGCAGGCGGCCCTTTAGCTGCGGGACACCTCCCGCCCCAGTTACTGACAATTCCTGCACACGTGGGCTCCCAGGGCCTGCAAAGCCCGGCTCCCCGGCTCCCCGCTCCCCGCGATGCCTCCTTTGCAGCCTCACGATGGAGAGAGTCAGTCTCGTCCGGGGAGATGGACCAGACAGGGCATCTGATCCTAGAGAAGAGATACTCCGGGG includes the following:
- the CASTOR2 gene encoding cytosolic arginine sensor for mTORC1 subunit 2 isoform X2, whose protein sequence is MELHILEHRLQVASVAKESIPLFTYGLIKLAFLSSKTRCKFFSLTETPEDYTIIVDEEGFLELPSSEHLSVAGATWLALNVVSGGGGFSGSQPIGVTKIAKSVIAPLADQNISVFMLSTYQTDFILVRERDLPFVTHTLSSEFTILRVVNGETVAAENLGITNGFVKPKMVQRPVIHPLSSPSNRFCVTSLDPDTLPAVATLLMDVMFYSNGVKDPMAAGEDCGHIRFFSFSLIEGYISLVMDVQTQQRFPSNLLFTSASGELWKMVRIGGQPLGFDECGIVAQISEPLAAADIPAYYISTFKFDHALVPEENINAVIGALKVSQAEKH